The following proteins are co-located in the Silene latifolia isolate original U9 population chromosome 1, ASM4854445v1, whole genome shotgun sequence genome:
- the LOC141616978 gene encoding neutral ceramidase 2-like translates to MKLVCVCRRPVWGMCGVMWFWVSCIMLILGGREVTSTSNYLVGLGSYDITGPAADVNMMGYANTEQIASGLHFRLRARTFIVAEPQGNRVVFVNLDACMASQLVTIKVLERLKARYGNLYTENNVAISGIHTHAGPGGYLQYVVYIVTSLGFVRQSFDALVDGIEQSIILAHGNVRPGSIFVNKGELLDASISRSPSAYLNNPFEERSKYKYNVDKDMTLLKFVDDKWGPVGSFNWFATHGTSMSRTNALISGDNKGAAARFMEDWHDGRNGGNAYSDEPHTESTEIIPRRISNIIPEYHEKQNELLELAASFVSSSRRDVTKFLSMSSRVRSSLRQGDKPKFVAAFCQSNCGDVSPNVLGAFCIDTGLPCDFNHSTCGGKNELCYGRGPGYPDEFESTRIIGERQFRKAADLFNTASEQIKGKIDSRHAYVDFSNLEVTISKQGGGTEEVKTCPAAMGFAFAAGTTDGPGAFDFKQGDDQGNPFWRLVRNVLKTPGKEQVECQKPKPILLDTGEMKVPYDWAPAILPVQILRIGQLVILSVPSEFTTMAGRRLRDAVKTVLTSAPDGEFNGVHVVLAGLTNAYSQYVTTHEEYEIQRYEGASTLYGPHTLSAYIQEFRKLAKGLVQSKSVDPGPQPPDLLNKQIGFLPPVIVDMAPLGSNFGDCYRDVPNNTTFKKADMVSVSFWSACPRNDLMTEGTFALVEMLHGKDTWEPMYDDDDFCLRFKWSRPFKLSTRSQATIEWRIPQAAQPGVYRIRHFGASKGLFGSVHHFEGTSSAFVVA, encoded by the exons ATGAAGTTGGTTTGTGTCTGTCGTCGTCCTGTGTGGGGAATGTGTGGAGTTATGTGGTTCTGGGTATCATGTATAATGCTTATTTTGGGAGGAAGGGAAGTAACCTCGACTTCCAATTACTTGGTTGGGCTAGGAAGCTATGACATTACAGGACCAGCTGCTGATGTGAATATGATGGGTTATGCCAATACAGAACAAATTGCGTCGGGGCTCCATTTTAGGCTGCGTGCACGTACTTTTATAGTCGCTGAGCCACAAGGAAATCGAGTAGTTTTTGTGAATCTCGATGCTTGCATGGCCTCACAACTCGTTACAATTAAGGTGCTTGAACGGTTGAAGGCGAG GTATGGAAACTTGTACACTGAAAATAATGTTGCTATTAGTGGAATCCATACTCATGCTGGTCCCGGAGGTTATCTGCAATATGTTGTATATATCGTCACATCTCTTGGATTTGTACGCCAATCATTTGATGCTCTTGTTGATGGCATTGAGCAAAGTATTATATTAGCTCATGGAAATGTGAGACCAGGTTCCATTTTTGTGAACAAAG GAGAACTTCTTGATGCGAGTATCAGTCGCAGTCCTAGTGCCTACTTAAATAATCCATTTGAAGAACGCAGCAAGTACAAGTATAATGTTGACAAGGATATGACTCTTTTGAAGTTTGTAGATGATAAGTGGGGCCCAGTTGGCAGCTTTAACTGGTTTGCTACCCATGGGACTTCCATGAGCCGTACAAATGCTCTGATAAGTGGGGATAACAAAGGCGCTGCTGCAAGATTTATGGAAGATTGGCATGATGGCAGGAATGGCGGGAATGCTTATTCTGATGAACCTCATACAGAATCTACAGAAATAATTCCTAGACGAATTTCTAATATCATCCCGGAATATCATGAAAAGC AAAATGAGTTGTTGGAGCTTGCTGCTTCTTTCGTTTCTTCTTCCAGGAGAGATGTTACAAAGTTCTTGAGCATGTCTTCACGGGTCAGAAGTTCTCTTAGGCAGGGTGACAAGCCTAAGTTTGTGGCTGCATTTTGTCAGTCAAACTGTGGTGATGTTAGTCCCAACGTTCTTGGTGCATTTTGCATTGACACAGGGCTTCCTTGTGACTTCAACCACAGCACATGTGGTGGGAAGAACGAACTTTGCTATGGACGAGGACCTGG TTACCCAGATGAATTTGAAAGCACTCGCATTATAGGGGAGAGACAGTTTAGGAAGGCTGCGGATCTTTTTAACACAGCTTCCGAACAAATAAAGGGGAAAATTGATTCTCGTCATGCTTACGTGGACTTTTCCAATCTTGAAGTCACCATCTCTAAACAAGGAGGTGGCACTGAAGAAGTGAAAACGTGTCCTGCTGCAATGGGATTTGCCTTTGCTGCAGGTACAACCGATGGACCTGGAGCTTTCGACTTTAAGCAGGGTGATGACCAG GGAAATCCATTCTGGAGACTGGTTCGTAATGTATTGAAGACACCAGGCAAAGAGCAGGTTGAATGCCAAAAACCGAAACCTATTCTACTTGATACTGGTGAAATGAAGGTGCCATATGATTGGGCG CCTGCAATACTTCCTGTCCAGATCTTGCGCATTGGGCAATTGGTAATCCTCAGTGTACCTTCAG AATTCACAACAATGGCTGGTAGGCGTCTGCGGGATGCTGTGAAGACGGTTCTTACTAGTGCACCCGATGGAGAATTCAATGGGGTTCATGTTGTCCTAGCAGGCTTGACGAATGCTTACTCTCAGTATGTCACCACTCATGAGGAGTATGAGATCCAAAGATATGAG GGTGCGTCTACTTTGTATGGTCCACACACACTAAGCGCATACATTCAAGAATTCCGAAAGCTAGCCAAAGGTCTCGTCCAGAGTAAGAGTGTTGATCCTGGCCCACAACCCCCAGATCTCCTGAACAAGCAAATCGGTTTTCTTCCTCCTGTCATAGTTGACATGGCCCCACTCGGTTCAAACTTTGGAGATTGCTACAGAGATGTCCCAAATAACACTACCTTTAAGAAAGCCGATATGGTGAGTGTGTCTTTTTGGTCAGCCTGCCCGAGGAACGACCTCATGACCGAAGGCACATTTGCTTTGGTGGAGATGCTTCACGGGAAGGACACTTGGGAACCTATGTATGATGATGACGACTTTTGTCTCCGGTTCAAGTGGTCTAGACCTTTCAAATTAAGCACTAGAAGCCAGGCCACAATCGAGTGGAGGATCCCGCAAGCTGCACAGCCAGGCGTGTATAGAATACGACATTTCGGTGCTTCAAAGGGGCTTTTTGGGTCAGTTCATCACTTTGAGGGTACATCTAGTGCATTTGTGGTAGCATGA
- the LOC141616935 gene encoding cytosolic enolase 3, with protein MSVQEYLDKYLLARKIEDAVNAAVRAKTTDPVLFIANHMRKSVKSVITKVKARQILDSRGIPTVEVELTTNKDTFRASAPSGPSSKLFEAIELRDGDKGMYLGNSVTKAVRNINEKISEALIGLDPTLQSQIDEVMIDLDKTEKKGELGANAMLAVSMAACKAGAAEKEVPLYKHIADLSGGSNSIIPVPSFTVISGGNLAGNNLAIQEIMILPVGAKTFEEAVQMGSETYHHLKAVITEKYGVHGCNVGEDGGLAPNTSSVQEALDLVMEAIGRTGHNEKIKIAIGVAASEFCIGTKYDLDFKTPNKSGQNFKSGEDLMEMYQQLCTDYPIVSIEDPFDKEDWEHTKIFSGLQKCQVVGDGLLMSNPKRIEKAIQESTCNALLLKIDQIGTVTEAIEAVKMAKKAQWGVLVSHRSGETEDTFIADLSVGLSTGQIKAGAPCRGERLCKYNQLLRIEEELGEQGNYAGEGWRVL; from the exons atgtcggTTCAAGAGTATCTAGATAAGTATTTGTTAGCTCGGAAAATTGAAGATGCCGTCAACGCAGCTGTTCGTGCTAAAACTACTGATCCAGTTCTCTTCATc GCGAATCATATGAGAAAATCGGTGAAGTCAGTGATAACGAAGGTGAAGGCAAGACAGATTCTAGATAGCCGAGGAATTCCAACTGTTGAGGTCGAGTTAACAACAAACAAAGACACTTTTCGTGCTTCTGCTCCTAGCGGACCTTCTTCTAAATT ATTTGAAGCTATTGAGTTACGTGATGGAGATAAAGGAATGTACCTGGGAAACAGTGTCACGAAAGCTGTGAGAAATATAAATGAGAAAATATCTGAAGCTTTGATTGGATTGGACCCAACTCTTCAGTCACAAATTGATGAGGTCATGATCGATTTGGATAAAACAGAGAAGAAG GGAGAACTTGGTGCCAATGCCATGTTGGCTGTTTCAATGGCTGCTTGCAAAGCTGGAGCTGCAGAGAAAGAG GTTCCACTTTACAAGCACATTGCTGATCTTTCTGGTGGCAGCAATTCAATCATTCCTGTTCCTTCCTTCACTGTTATAAGTGGTGGTAATCTTGCTGGAAATAATCTGGCTATTCAG GAAATTATGATCCTTCCTGTCGGTGCAAAAACATTTGAGGAGGCCGTGCAAATGGGATCTGAAACTTATCATCACCTAAAG GCTGTTATTACAGAAAAGTATGGCGTGCATGGATGTAATGTTGGGGAAGATGGGGGCTTAGCTCCAAACACTTCAAG TGTTCAAGAAGCCTTGGATTTGGTTATGGAGGCTATTGGTAGAACCGGACATAACGAAAAAATAAAAATTGCCATTGGTGTCGCAGCATCTGAGTTTTGTATAG GTACTAAGTATGACTTAGATTTCAAGACGCCAAATAAGTCGGGCCAAAATTTCAAGTCTGGAGAGGACTTGATGGAGATGTATCAACAGCTTTGCACTG ACTACCCTATTGTGTCAATTGAGGATCCATTTGACAAAGAGGATTGGGAACACACAAAAATTTTCTCGGGACTACAGAAAtgccag GTTGTTGGTGATGGTTTACTTATGTCTAATCCAAAACGTATTGAGAAGGCGATTCAAGAGTCCACTTGTAATGCTCTTCTTCTCAAG ATAGATCAGATTGGGACAGTCACAGAAGCCATTGAGGCAGTCAAGATGGCTAAAAAAGCTCAGTGGGGTGTCCTGGTTTCCCATCGAAGTGGTGAAACTGAGGACACTTTCATTGCTGATTTATCTGTGGGCCTTTCTACGGGACAGATCAAAGCTGGAGCACCTTGCAGGGGAGAGCGCTTGTGCAAATACAATCAG TTGCTTCGTATTGAAGAAGAACTAGGGGAGCAAGGCAATTACGCGGGTGAAGGATGGAGGGTTTTATGA
- the LOC141616941 gene encoding putative sugar phosphate/phosphate translocator At5g05820, translating to MQPSSKFYTIRLILFWYSSNIGVLLLNKYLLSNYGFKYPIFLTMCHMTACSLFSYIAIVFLKIVPMQTIKSRIQFSKIATLSVVFCFSVVSGNVSLRFLPVSFTQAVGATTPFFTAIFACVMTLKREGFVTYLTLVPVVTGVIIASGGEPMFNMFGFIMCLSATAARALKTVLQGILLSSEGEKLDSMNLLMYMAPVAVVCLIPAALIMEEDVVGITIALAREDSKILWYLLFNSALAYFVNLTNFLVTIHTSALTLQVLGNAKGAVAVVVSILIFRNPVSVTGMLGYCLTITGVILYSEAKKRNK from the exons ATGCAGCCATCCTCAAAATTCTACACAATTAGACTAATCCTCTTCTGGTATTCATCAAATATCGGAGTATTACTCTTAAACAAATACTTATTATCAAATTACGGATTCAAATacccaattttcttaacaatGTGTCATATGACAGCTTGTTCATTATTCAGTTACATTGCAATTGTTTTTCTTAAGATTGTTCCAATGCAGACGATTAAATCGCGGATTCAATTCAGCAAGATCGCTACTCTTTCCGTTGTGTTTTGTTTTTCCGTTGTTTCGGGGAATGTTTCGCTTCGGTTTCTTCCGGTTTCGTTTACTCAAGCTGTCGGTGCTACGACGCCGTTTTTTACGGCGATTTTTGCTTGTGTTATGACTTTGAAGAGAGAGGGTTTTGTTACTTATCTCACTCTTGTTCCTGTTGTTACTGGTGTTATTATTGCCAGTGGG GGAGAACCCAtgttcaatatgtttggtttcaTTATGTGCCTTAGTGCGACTGCTGCACGAGCACTCAAGACTGTACTTCAAGGGATTTTACTCTCATCTGAAGG GGAGAAGCTAGATTCTATGAACCTTTTGATGTACATGGCACCTGTTGCTGTTGTTTGCCTAATTCCAGCAGCCCTTATAATGGAAGAAGATGTGGTTGGGATAACTATAGCTCTGGCAAGAGAAGATAGCAAAATTCTTTGGTATCTACTCTTCAATTCTGCACTCGCATACTTCGTGAATCTGACCAACTTTTTGGTCACTATACACACAAGTGCCTTGACTCTTCAG GTCTTGGGAAATGCTAAAGGAGCAGTTGCAGTGGTCGTCTCAATATTGATATTTAGGAACCCTGTATCAGTAACAGGAATGCTTGGCTACTGTCTCACCATAACCGGAGTAATTCTGTACAGTGAAGCCAAGAAACGAAACAAGTAA
- the LOC141616984 gene encoding F-box/kelch-repeat protein At1g57790-like yields MSTDWSTLPLDLVGNIAFKMESFEDFIYFSAVCRSWNCAWSSIKHLWRAPSLPWLLVAENTQDNPNYIQNIFNLNNNKHYSLNLPETFGGARFWGSPYGWIAMAKRDLTVQLFNPFTKANIISFPSLQTLPHLPIYEPTSFEDSWYDYYDWVLMFFLQKLIVLKVSQSDGHHEFVIILLSPEHNKGLSFARRGDQAWTTILIEDLILDVYDVVVMNDFVFALYNYDGAIAYWSVKEFYGAGVVKPTVYSPGKYRIFERLKVCTNFAYLVQSGSDLLMVLRFKDEVMNSDVDRTIEFKIYKLNRKDKNWENVEDLGDMALFVGNNSSMSVSLAHAKGLRRSCVYFTDDDHASWVDLPERGVMIAGHDMGVFNIRTNRIEPFYEGNDTRYSICSPTWFIPHFKP; encoded by the coding sequence ATGTCCACCGATTGGTCTACATTGCCTCTCGACCTTGTTGGTAACATTGCATTCAAGATGGAGTCTTTTGaagattttatttatttttctgcgGTTTGTCGATCCTGGAATTGTGCTTGGTCCTCAATAAAGCACCTATGGAGGGCTCCATCACTACCATGGCTTTTAGTTGCCGAAAACACTCAAGATAATCCCAATTATATTCAAAACATCTTTAATCTCAACAATAATAAGCATTATAGTTTAAATCTCCCAGAGACGTTTGGAGGAGCAAGGTTCTGGGGTTCACCTTATGGTTGGATTGCAATGGCTAAACGCGACCTTACCGTTCAATTATTTAATCCCTTTACAAAAGCTAATATTATTAGTTTCCCATCTTTGCAAACACTTCCACACCTACCCATATATGAACCCACAAGTTTTGAAGATTCATGGTATGATTATTATGATTgggttttgatgttttttttgCAAAAGCTCATTGTGCTCAAAGTGTCTCAAAGCGATGGTCATCACGAGTTTGTTATTATACTACTTTCTCCCGAGCATAACAAGGGCTTAAGTTTTGCTAGGCGTGGAGATCAAGCGTGGACGACAATATTGATCGAGGACCTAATTCTTGATGTTTATGATGTTGTGGTCATGAATGATTTTGTATTTGCTTTATATAATTATGATGGAGCAATTGCATATTGGAGTGTGAAGGAATTTTACGGTGCTGGGGTTGTTAAACCAACAGTTTATTCGCCGGGTAAGTATAGGATTTTTGAAAGATTGAAGGTATGCACTAATTTTGCATATTTGGTACAATCAGGTAGTGATCTCCTCATGGTGCTACGATTCAAGGATGAGGTGATGAATTCAGATGTTGATCGAACTATAGAATTCAAAATCTACAAACTAAATCGTAAAGACAAAAATTGGGAGAATGTTGAAGATTTAGGTGATATGGCGTTGTTTGTAGGTAATAATTCTTCTATGTCAGTGTCTTTAGCACATGCCAAAGGTTTGCGACGGAGTTGTGTATATTTCACAGATGATGACCATGCGTCGTGGGTGGATCTGCCAGAGCGAGGTGTAATGATCGCTGGACATGATATGGGTGTATTTAACATAAGAACGAATCGTATAGAGCCATTTTATGAAGGCAATGATACACGTTACTCAATTTGTTCACCAACCTGGTTTATTCCTCATTTTAAACCCTAA